One region of Macadamia integrifolia cultivar HAES 741 chromosome 11, SCU_Mint_v3, whole genome shotgun sequence genomic DNA includes:
- the LOC122092763 gene encoding two pore potassium channel a-like isoform X1, protein MANSDGKKQSLLVGLLDPSPEPNRKQTTKKGRFRRCTSAPPLDFPQSEKNGGGGSLPRSQFILGDLHPSFVQVASLLTIYLGVGAICFFLVRNQIGGEKTNGVLDAVYFCIVTMTTVGYGDLVPNTKLTKLLACAFVFSGMALIGLILSKAADYLVEKQEILLVKTLHMHHNVGASEIVKELQTNKLKYKFVVILIVLLLLILVGTIFLYRVEKLDLVDAFYCVCSTITTLGYGDKSFSTETGRVFAVFWILTSTICLAQFFLCLAELNTERRQHVLVDWVINRRTTSTDLEAADLDHDGVVRAAEFVIYKLKEMGKIKEEDIALVMEEFEDLDVDQSGTLSVSDLMLAQSSQTAESGPQFRSLKPSEENVSMGGKTKNKLGERMIALPRPSNALFLLRVSLDWARLVSVGSGIVRRVCILAL, encoded by the exons ATGGCCAATTCTGATGGGAAAAAACAGTCTTTGCTTGTGGGTTTATTAGATCCTTCCCCTGAACCCAATCGAAAGCAAACTACAAAGAAAGGGAGATTTCGCCGCTGTACAAGTGCTCCACCACTAGACTTTCCTCAATCAGAGAAGAATGGTGGAGGAGGTTCTCTTCCACGATCCCAATTCATCTTAGGGGATTTACATCCTAGTTTTGTTCAGGTAGCCTCGTTATTGACCATCTACCTTGGTGTAGGTGCCATCTGCTTCTTCCTCGTCAGGAATCAGATTGGAGGAGAGAAAACAAATGGGGTTCTGGATGCTGTGTATTTCTGTATTGTAACGATGACCACAGTTGGATATGGAGACCTTGTCCCAAATACCAAACTCACTAAATTACTTGCCTGTGCATTTGTCTTTTCAGGCATGGCTCTTATTGGGTTAATCCTCAGTAAGGCAGCAGATTATCTTgtagaaaaacaagaaatacTGTTGGTTAAGACCTTACATATGCATCACAATGTTGGAGCAAGTGAGATTGTCAAAGAGCTTCAAACCAACAAACTGAAATACAAGTTTGTTGTGATTCTGATTGTTCTTTTACTGCTAATATTAGTTGGGACAATATTTTTATATAGAGTTGAAAAATTGGATCTTGTTGATGCCTTCTACTGTGTTTGTTCCACTATCACAACTTTAGGATATGGTGATAAGAGCTTCTCAACTGAAACAGGGCGTGTCTTTGCTGTGTTTTGGATACTAACAAGTACTATTTGCTTAGCTCAGTTCTTCCTATGCTTAGCTGAGCTTAATACTGAAAGAAGACAACATGTTCTGGTTGATTGGGTTATTAACCGGAGAACGACATCCACAGATCTTGAGGCAGCTGATCTTGACCATGATGGGGTTGTGAG AGCCGCTGAGTTCGTCATATATAAGCTCAAAGAGATGggaaagatcaaagaagaagatatagCTCTTGTAATGGAGGAGTTTGAGGATCTTGATGTTGATCAGTCTGGGACATTGTCTGTATCGGATTTAATGCTTGCCCAATCATCTCAAACAG cCGAATCTGGACCTCAATTCCGCTCTTTAAAACCTTCAGAAGAAAATGTTTCCATGGGaggaaaaacaaagaataaaCTTGGAGAGAGAATGATTGCTTTACCTAGGCCTTCCAATGCATTATTTCTGCTAAGGGTGTCACTCGATTGGGCCAGGCTGGTCTCAGTTGGGTCTGGCATTGTCAGGCGGGTCTGTATCCTTGCATTATAA
- the LOC122092763 gene encoding two-pore potassium channel 1-like isoform X2: MANSDGKKQSLLVGLLDPSPEPNRKQTTKKGRFRRCTSAPPLDFPQSEKNGGGGSLPRSQFILGDLHPSFVQVASLLTIYLGVGAICFFLVRNQIGGEKTNGVLDAVYFCIVTMTTVGYGDLVPNTKLTKLLACAFVFSGMALIGLILSKAADYLVEKQEILLVKTLHMHHNVGASEIVKELQTNKLKYKFVVILIVLLLLILVGTIFLYRVEKLDLVDAFYCVCSTITTLGYGDKSFSTETGRVFAVFWILTSTICLAQFFLCLAELNTERRQHVLVDWVINRRTTSTDLEAADLDHDGVVRAAEFVIYKLKEMGKIKEEDIALVMEEFEDLDVDQSGTLSVSDLMLAQSSQTAISDRFRSI, encoded by the exons ATGGCCAATTCTGATGGGAAAAAACAGTCTTTGCTTGTGGGTTTATTAGATCCTTCCCCTGAACCCAATCGAAAGCAAACTACAAAGAAAGGGAGATTTCGCCGCTGTACAAGTGCTCCACCACTAGACTTTCCTCAATCAGAGAAGAATGGTGGAGGAGGTTCTCTTCCACGATCCCAATTCATCTTAGGGGATTTACATCCTAGTTTTGTTCAGGTAGCCTCGTTATTGACCATCTACCTTGGTGTAGGTGCCATCTGCTTCTTCCTCGTCAGGAATCAGATTGGAGGAGAGAAAACAAATGGGGTTCTGGATGCTGTGTATTTCTGTATTGTAACGATGACCACAGTTGGATATGGAGACCTTGTCCCAAATACCAAACTCACTAAATTACTTGCCTGTGCATTTGTCTTTTCAGGCATGGCTCTTATTGGGTTAATCCTCAGTAAGGCAGCAGATTATCTTgtagaaaaacaagaaatacTGTTGGTTAAGACCTTACATATGCATCACAATGTTGGAGCAAGTGAGATTGTCAAAGAGCTTCAAACCAACAAACTGAAATACAAGTTTGTTGTGATTCTGATTGTTCTTTTACTGCTAATATTAGTTGGGACAATATTTTTATATAGAGTTGAAAAATTGGATCTTGTTGATGCCTTCTACTGTGTTTGTTCCACTATCACAACTTTAGGATATGGTGATAAGAGCTTCTCAACTGAAACAGGGCGTGTCTTTGCTGTGTTTTGGATACTAACAAGTACTATTTGCTTAGCTCAGTTCTTCCTATGCTTAGCTGAGCTTAATACTGAAAGAAGACAACATGTTCTGGTTGATTGGGTTATTAACCGGAGAACGACATCCACAGATCTTGAGGCAGCTGATCTTGACCATGATGGGGTTGTGAG AGCCGCTGAGTTCGTCATATATAAGCTCAAAGAGATGggaaagatcaaagaagaagatatagCTCTTGTAATGGAGGAGTTTGAGGATCTTGATGTTGATCAGTCTGGGACATTGTCTGTATCGGATTTAATGCTTGCCCAATCATCTCAAACAG CGATTTCTGATCGATTCCGTtcaatttga
- the LOC122092763 gene encoding two-pore potassium channel 1-like isoform X3: MANSDGKKQSLLVGLLDPSPEPNRKQTTKKGRFRRCTSAPPLDFPQSEKNGGGGSLPRSQFILGDLHPSFVQVASLLTIYLGVGAICFFLVRNQIGGEKTNGVLDAVYFCIVTMTTVGYGDLVPNTKLTKLLACAFVFSGMALIGLILSKAADYLVEKQEILLVKTLHMHHNVGASEIVKELQTNKLKYKFVVILIVLLLLILVGTIFLYRVEKLDLVDAFYCVCSTITTLGYGDKSFSTETGRVFAVFWILTSTICLAQFFLCLAELNTERRQHVLVDWVINRRTTSTDLEAADLDHDGVVRAAEFVIYKLKEMGKIKEEDIALVMEEFEDLDVDQSGTLSVSDLMLAQSSQTGS; the protein is encoded by the exons ATGGCCAATTCTGATGGGAAAAAACAGTCTTTGCTTGTGGGTTTATTAGATCCTTCCCCTGAACCCAATCGAAAGCAAACTACAAAGAAAGGGAGATTTCGCCGCTGTACAAGTGCTCCACCACTAGACTTTCCTCAATCAGAGAAGAATGGTGGAGGAGGTTCTCTTCCACGATCCCAATTCATCTTAGGGGATTTACATCCTAGTTTTGTTCAGGTAGCCTCGTTATTGACCATCTACCTTGGTGTAGGTGCCATCTGCTTCTTCCTCGTCAGGAATCAGATTGGAGGAGAGAAAACAAATGGGGTTCTGGATGCTGTGTATTTCTGTATTGTAACGATGACCACAGTTGGATATGGAGACCTTGTCCCAAATACCAAACTCACTAAATTACTTGCCTGTGCATTTGTCTTTTCAGGCATGGCTCTTATTGGGTTAATCCTCAGTAAGGCAGCAGATTATCTTgtagaaaaacaagaaatacTGTTGGTTAAGACCTTACATATGCATCACAATGTTGGAGCAAGTGAGATTGTCAAAGAGCTTCAAACCAACAAACTGAAATACAAGTTTGTTGTGATTCTGATTGTTCTTTTACTGCTAATATTAGTTGGGACAATATTTTTATATAGAGTTGAAAAATTGGATCTTGTTGATGCCTTCTACTGTGTTTGTTCCACTATCACAACTTTAGGATATGGTGATAAGAGCTTCTCAACTGAAACAGGGCGTGTCTTTGCTGTGTTTTGGATACTAACAAGTACTATTTGCTTAGCTCAGTTCTTCCTATGCTTAGCTGAGCTTAATACTGAAAGAAGACAACATGTTCTGGTTGATTGGGTTATTAACCGGAGAACGACATCCACAGATCTTGAGGCAGCTGATCTTGACCATGATGGGGTTGTGAG AGCCGCTGAGTTCGTCATATATAAGCTCAAAGAGATGggaaagatcaaagaagaagatatagCTCTTGTAATGGAGGAGTTTGAGGATCTTGATGTTGATCAGTCTGGGACATTGTCTGTATCGGATTTAATGCTTGCCCAATCATCTCAAACAGGTAGTTGA
- the LOC122094192 gene encoding uncharacterized protein LOC122094192, whose product MDSIKGQKQQTGIKLEKTQILKKALQFLISLCVFCFLLSHSSMISFLDLSFNLYFSTFSAQLFDYTIERKYMFLLCNGILVFLAMNSGLISSSPLETAGIHIHDELHRRNRDDLQGASELSDKKASVTEEEVVLGSSKNSESALVVGGRGGNGRLITVEDQNGYLIAVGRESSSVPASVAAAEDEDEDEEEGSTEELNKKCDDFIRNFKHRIKTEAQRQLVVV is encoded by the coding sequence atggaCAGTATCAAGGGTCAGAAACAACAAACTGGGATCAAATTAGAAAAAACCCAGATTTTGAAGAAGGCCCTTCAGTTCCTGATCTCTCTCTGTGTCTTTTGCTTCCTGTTATCCCACTCTTCTATGATCTCTTTCTTAGACCTTTCATTCAACTTGTACTTCTCTACGTTCTCTGCCCAACTATTCGACTATACTATTGAAAGGAAATACATGTTTCTCCTCTGCAATGGAATCCTTGTCTTCCTAGCCATGAACTCTGGTCTGATCAGTTCTTCTCCACTAGAGACGGCTGGAATTCATATTCATGATGAATTACACAGGAGGAATAGAGATGATCTTCAGGGGGCATCTGAATTGTCAGACAAGAAGGCATCGGTCACAGAGGAGGAAGTTGTATTGGGGAGTTCCAAGAATTCAGAGAGTGCTCTAGTAgtaggaggaagaggaggaaatgGGCGATTGATTACAGTGGAAGATCAAAATGGGTATTTGATTGCAGTGGGAAGAGAAAGCAGTTCCGTACCCGCATCAGTGGCAGCagctgaagatgaagatgaagatgaagaagaaggaagtaCAGAGGAATTGAACAAAAAATGTGACGATtttataagaaattttaaaCATAGAATCAAAACCGAAGCTCAGCGGCAACTGGTTGTGGTTTAA
- the LOC122093111 gene encoding uncharacterized protein LOC122093111 has translation MFLLCNGILVFLAMNSGLISSSPLETAGIHIHDELHRRNRDVLQGASELSDKKASVTEEEVVLGSSKNSESALVVGGRGGNGRLITMEDENGYLIAVGRESSFVPASVAAAEDEEEGSTEELNKKCEDFIRRFKHGIKTEAQRQLITV, from the coding sequence ATGTTTCTCCTCTGCAATGGAATCCTTGTCTTCCTAGCCATGAACTCCGGTCTGATCAGTTCTTCTCCACTAGAGACGGCTGGAATTCATATTCATGATGAATTACACAGGAGGAATAGAGATGTTCTTCAGGGGGCATCTGAATTGTCAGACAAGAAGGCATCGGTCACAGAAGAGGAAGTTGTATTGGGGAGTTCCAAGAATTCAGAGAGTGCTCTAGTAgtaggaggaagaggaggaaatgGGCGATTGATtacaatggaagatgaaaatggGTATTTGATTGCAGTGGGAAGAGAAAGCAGTTTCGTACCTGCATCAGTGGCGGCagctgaagatgaagaagaaggaagtaCAGAGGAATTGAACAAAAAATGTGAGGATTTTATAAGAAGGTTTAAACATGGAATCAAAACTGAAGCTCAGCGGCAACTGATCACGGTTTGA
- the LOC122092653 gene encoding uncharacterized protein LOC122092653, with the protein MALRWLLHSVSAYAIGFSMDGNTNAVLSGETVRYPDEGYSHGSSSKGNRLIDLNEGNAKILKESYYGKSHTGFQMPLHYPRYKKADYENMEEWKVDQVLTEYGLISFKGTLEEKRAFATGAFLWPDQL; encoded by the coding sequence ATGGCTTTGAGATGGCTACTTCATTCTGTGAGTGCCTATGCAATTGGGTTCTCCATGGATGGTAATACTAATGCAGTACTGTCTGGTGAAACTGTAAGGTACCCAGATGAAGGATATAGCCATGGAAGTAGCAGCAAAGGCAATAGGTTGATTGATCTAAATGAAGGCAATGCAAAGATCCTGAAAGAGAGTTATTATGGCAAATCTCACACAGGGTTCCAGATGCCCCTTCATTATCCTAGGTACAAGAAAGCTGACTATGAAAACATGGAGGAGTGGAAGGTTGATCAGGTTCTTACAGAATATGGGCTCATCAGTTTCAAAGGTACCCTTGAGGAGAAAAGGGCATTTGCTACTGGGGCCTTCTTATGGCCTGATCAGCTCTGA
- the LOC122093627 gene encoding glucose-6-phosphate 1-dehydrogenase, chloroplastic: MARCYSPCSSPTTLLSPSSFKQERLISGRLMVPGRRKTTLISRGYRSFHLRKQFELKSSNGHPLNAISSPDGFGGKSSTEEPVENRVNYGSVLFSEPGKTKSTFSITVVGASGDLARKKIFPALFALFYEDCLPEHFTIFGYARRKMSDEELRNMISETLTCRIDKRENCGDKMDQFLQRCFYHSGLYNSEQNFSELDKKLKDKEVGRHPNRLFYLSIPPNIFVDVVRCASRRASSANGWTRVIVEKPFGRDLASSGELTRCLKQYLSEDQIFRIDHYLGKELVENLSVLRFSNLVFEPLWSRNYIRNVQLIFSEDFGTEGRGGYFDNYGIIRDIMQNHLLQILALFAMETPVSLDAEDIRNEKVKVLRSMRPLQIDGLIVGQYKGHSAGGKSYPGYTDDPTVPNDSLTPTFAAAALFIDNARWDGVPFLMKAGKALHTKGAEIRVQFRHVPGNLYKRNFGTDLDKATNELVLRVQPDEAIYLRINNKVPGLGMRLDRSDLNLLYKTRYPKEIPDAYERLLLDAIEGERRLFIRSDELDAAWALFTPLLKELEERKIAPELYPYGSRGPVGAHYLAAKYNVRWGDLSGEDL, translated from the exons ATGGCTAGATGTTACAGTCCTTGTTCTTCCCCCACTACTCTCTTATCACCCTCCTCGTTCAAGCAGGAGAGACTTATTTCCGGAAGGTTGATGGTACCAGGAAGGAGGAAAACCACTCTTATTTCTCGTGGCTATCGCAGTTTCCATTTGAGAAAGCAATTTGAACTGAAATCCTCTAATGGGCACCCTTTAAACGCGATCTCTTCCCCAGATG GTTTTGGTGGGAAGTCATCAACGGAAGAACCCGTTGAGAATCGAGTAAATTATGGTTCAGTTCTCTTTTCGGAGCCAGGAAAGACCAAATCTACTTTCAGCATTACTGTTGTCGGAGCTTCAGGGGACCTTGCTAGGAAGAAGATCTTTCCTGCgctttttgcattattttatgaAGATTGTCTACCTGAG CATTTTACTATTTTTGGTTATGCTCGGCGTAAGATGAGTGATGAGGAGCTGAGGAACATGATCAGTGAAACTTTGACTTGCAGAATTGACAAGAG GGAAAATTGCGGTGACAAGATGGATCAATTCTTGCAGAGGTGCTTCTACCATTCTGGCCTGTATAACTCTGAGCAGAATTTTTCAGAATTAGACAAGAAACTGAAAGATAAAGAG GTTGGAAGACACCCCAATAGGTTATTTTACTTGTCAATACCTCCCAACATATTTGTGGATGTGGTACGATGTGCTAGTCGTCGTGCTTCTTCTGCAAATGGGTGGACTAGAGTCATTGTTGAAAAGCCATTTGGTCGTGACTTGGCATCATCTGGAGAGCTGACCAGATGTTTGAAGCAATACCTCTCTGAGGATCAGATTTTCAG GATTGACCATTACTTGGGTAAGGAGCTTGTTGAGAACCTATCAGTGCTCCGATTCTCCAATCTTGTTTTTGAGCCTTTGTGGTCAAGGAACTACATCAGAAATGTGCAACTAATATTTTCTGAAGATTTTGGAACTGAGGGTCGAGGCGG ATACTTTGATAACTATGGGATAATACGGGATATAATGCAGAATCACCTCCTTCAAATATTGGCACTTTTTGCAATGGAGACACCTGTCAGCTTGGATGCGGAGGACATTAGGAATGAAAAG GTTAAGGTTTTACGGTCAATGAGGCCACTGCAGATTGATGGTCTAATTGTAGGTCAATATAAGGGGCACTCAGCTGGTGGAAAGTCTTATCCTGGTTACACAGATGATCCAACCGTGCCAAATGACAGCCTCACTCCCACCTTTGCAGCAGCTGCTTTATTCATTGATAATGCACGATGGGACGGGGtgcctttcttgatgaaagcAGGCAAGGCTCTTCATACTAAGGG AGCAGAGATTAGAGTGCAGTTTAGACATGTCCCAGGCAACTTGTATAAGCGGAACTTTGGGACTGATTTAGATAAAGCTACGAACGAGCTTGTTCTTCGTGTGCAACCTGATGAAGCTATATATCTGAGGATCAATAACAAGGTCCCAGGGCTTGGCATGAGATTGGACCGCAGTGACCTTAATCTGCTTTACAAAACGAG GTATCCAAAAGAAATTCCGGATGCATATGAGAGGCTGCTTTTAGATGCCATAGAAGGAGAACGTCGGCTGTTCATTAGAAGTGATGAGCTTGATGCCGCTTGGGCACTTTTCACACCTTTGCTGAAGGAACTGGAGGAGAGGAAGATTGCACCAGAGCTCTACCCATATGGTAGTAGAGGTCCAGTTGGAGCGCATTATCTTGCTGCAAAGTATAATGTTCGATGGGGGGATCTTAGTGGTGAAGACTTATGA
- the LOC122093631 gene encoding zinc transporter 11, which yields MTRQLLSALVLLLLVLSAYAHGGHHHDDDDSGVSTDESPSKPDLRSKSLILVKIRCLILVFFATFVGGISPYFMKWNQGFLVVGTQFAGGVFLGTALMHFLSDSDATFMDLAPTKDYPFAYMLSCVGYLLTMLADCVICHAYSKQGSPGRGDVELQGVVQSRKNSFNGGASRIQAQVNEAPDAQSMKAPGISTASSVGDSILLIVALCFHSVFEGIAIGVAETTGDAWRALWTVSLHKVFAAIAMGIALLRMIPDRPLLSCATYAFAFAISSPVGVAIGIVIDATTQGVVADWIYAISMGFACGVFIYVSVNHLLSKGYSPPTPVPMDTPHARFLAVLFGVGVIAVVMIWDS from the exons ATGACACGACAACTTCTCTCCGCCTTAGTCCTTCTCCTCCTTGTCCTCTCCGCCTATGCCCACGGTGGTCACCACCACGATGACGACGACTCCGGCGTTTCAACCGACGAGTCCCCATCGAAACCAGACCTGAGATCGAAATCCCTTATTCTCGTGAAGATAAGGTGTTTGATTCTAGTGTTCTTCGCCACTTTCGTGGGTGGTATTTCCCCTTATTTCATGAAGTGGAACCAAGGGTTCCTCGTGGTAGGTACGCAGTTTGCTGGTGGCGTGTTCTTAGGGACGGCTTTGATGCATTTCCTCAGTGACTCCGATGCAACTTTTATGGATCTAGCTCCTACTAAGGATTACCCCTTCGCTTACATGTTGTCCTGCGTCGGCTATTTGCTTACCATGCTCGCCGATTGCGTCATTTGTCATGCTTATAGCAAACAGGGGAGCCCCGGTCGTGGTGATGTTGAGCTCCAAg GGGTTGTTCAGTCCCGAAAAAATAGCTTTAATGGCGGGGCCTCACGGATTCAG GCCCAAGTAAATGAGGCCCCCGATGCCCAATCGATGAAAGCACCAGGGATTTCCACGGCCAGCTCGGTAGGGGACAGCATATTATTGATAGTGGCATTGTGCTTCCATTCGGTGTTCGAAGGTATAGCCATCGGAGTTGCAGAGACCACCGGAGATGCCTGGAGAGCACTCTGGACTGTTTCCCTTCACAAGGTGTTCGCAGCTATTGCCATGGGAATAGCTCTGCTCCGGATGATCCCTGATCGCCCTCTCCTTTCCTGTGCGACATACGCCTTCGCATTCGCCATATCCAGCCCAGTCGGTGTAGCCATTGGTATCGTCATTGATGCCACCACTCAGGGCGTGGTGGCTGATTGGATCTATGCCATCTCCATGGGATTCGCCTGCGGTGTCTTCATCTACGTTTCAGTTAACCATCTTCTCTCCAAGGGTTACTCCCCTCCGACTCCGGTTCCAATGGACACCCCTCATGCGAGGTTCCTCGCCGTGCTATTTGGTGTCGGGGTGATTGCTGTTGTCATGATCTGGGACTCATGA